Proteins encoded in a region of the Eschrichtius robustus isolate mEscRob2 chromosome 14, mEscRob2.pri, whole genome shotgun sequence genome:
- the MIF gene encoding macrophage migration inhibitory factor, producing MPIFLVNTNVPRASVPDGLLSELTQQLAQATGKPAQYIAVHVVPDQLMAFGGSSEPCALCSLHSIGKIGGAQNRSYSKLLCGLLAERLRISPDRIYINYYDMNAANVGWNGSTFA from the exons ATGCCGATATTCCTGGTGAACACCAACGTGCCCCGCGCCTCTGTGCCGGACGGGCTCCTCTCCGAGCTCACCCAGCAGCTGGCGCAGGCCACGGGCAAGCCGGCGCAG TACATCGCGGTGCACGTGGTGCCGGACCAGCTCATGGCCTTCGGGGGCTCCAGCGAGCCGTGCGCGCTCTGCAGCCTGCACAGCATCGGCAAGATCGGCGGCGCGCAGAACCGCTCCTACAGCAAGCTGCTGTGCGGCCTGCTGGCCGAACGCCTGCGCATCAGCCCGGACAG GATCTACATCAACTACTACGACATGAACGCGGCTAACGTGGGCTGGAACGGCTCCACCTTCGCCTGA